A window of Lusitaniella coriacea LEGE 07157 contains these coding sequences:
- the purB gene encoding adenylosuccinate lyase, protein MIERYTLPEMGALWTDEYKLQTWLQVEIAVCEAQAELGYIPQDAVEEIKAKAKFDRARVLEIEAEVRHDVIAFLTNVNEHVGDAGRYIHLGLTSSDVLDTGLALQMVASLNLILDKLEELVQALRYQAQQHRNTVMVGRSHGIHAEPMTFGFKLAGWLAEVLRNRDRLVRLRQEISVGQISGAVGTYANIDPKVEALACQKLGLEPDTASTQVISRDRHANFIQHLALLTATIERFAVEIRNLQRTDVLEVEEFFAKGQKGSSAMPHKRNPIRSERLTGMARIVRGNAVAALENVALWHERDISHSSVERVIMPDSCILTHFMLKEISGLVKKLLVYPDNMKRNMNVYGGVIFSQGVLLALVEKGMVREEAYKTVQSCAHQAWNTEGGDFYNLICKDATVNQYLSSQEIEVCFSPQQHLKHLDDVYQRLGI, encoded by the coding sequence ATGATCGAACGCTATACCTTGCCCGAAATGGGTGCATTGTGGACTGACGAATACAAATTGCAAACTTGGCTGCAAGTTGAAATTGCAGTTTGCGAAGCACAGGCAGAACTGGGTTATATTCCCCAGGACGCAGTTGAGGAAATTAAGGCAAAGGCAAAGTTCGATCGCGCGAGAGTTTTGGAAATTGAAGCGGAAGTTCGCCACGATGTCATCGCCTTCCTCACCAATGTTAACGAACACGTTGGCGACGCGGGACGCTACATTCACCTGGGATTAACCAGTTCCGACGTGTTGGATACGGGATTGGCACTGCAAATGGTCGCCAGTTTAAACCTGATTTTAGACAAGCTCGAAGAATTGGTACAAGCCCTGCGCTATCAAGCACAGCAACACCGCAATACGGTTATGGTCGGGCGCTCTCACGGCATTCATGCCGAACCCATGACTTTTGGGTTCAAACTCGCCGGATGGCTGGCAGAAGTTCTGCGCAACCGCGATCGCCTCGTGCGCCTGCGTCAAGAAATTTCCGTCGGACAAATTTCCGGTGCGGTGGGAACCTACGCCAACATCGACCCAAAAGTGGAAGCTCTCGCTTGCCAGAAACTCGGACTCGAACCGGATACCGCTTCAACTCAAGTCATTTCGCGCGATCGCCACGCCAATTTTATTCAACACCTGGCACTCCTCACCGCCACCATCGAACGCTTTGCGGTGGAAATTCGCAACCTGCAACGCACCGACGTTCTTGAGGTGGAAGAATTCTTCGCTAAGGGGCAAAAAGGCTCTTCTGCCATGCCCCACAAGCGTAACCCCATCCGTTCCGAACGCCTTACGGGAATGGCTCGTATTGTCCGGGGGAATGCCGTTGCCGCTCTGGAAAATGTCGCACTGTGGCACGAACGGGATATTTCTCACAGTTCGGTGGAGCGGGTGATTATGCCCGACTCTTGTATTTTGACGCATTTTATGCTCAAAGAAATTTCCGGATTGGTGAAAAAGTTGCTGGTGTATCCCGACAATATGAAGCGGAATATGAATGTGTACGGCGGAGTGATTTTCAGTCAGGGAGTTTTGTTGGCGTTAGTGGAAAAGGGAATGGTTCGCGAAGAAGCCTATAAAACCGTTCAAAGTTGCGCGCACCAAGCTTGGAATACGGAAGGGGGAGATTTCTACAATTTGATTTGCAAGGATGCAACGGTAAATCAATATCTTTCTTCTCAAGAGATTGAAGTCTGTTTCAGTCCGCAACAGCATTTAAAGCATTTGGATGATGTGTATCAGCGTCTGGGGATTTAA
- a CDS encoding Uma2 family endonuclease, with translation MAPLKVSLEPRSLKHWTVQDYHRMSDFGILDPNERTELIAGQITLMAAKGTAHVTTLRLLATVLDALLGDLPVFVSTQDPIQLDDFSEPEPDLAVIQGTVLDYAEHHPHPSNVALVVEVADSTLKQDCETKDKLYAQAGIADYWVLDIKNRQLHIFREPTPTGYTRHLILTEPNQAVPLAFPNLALSLTSILPPIS, from the coding sequence ATGGCTCCCTTAAAAGTCAGTTTAGAACCCAGATCGCTCAAGCACTGGACGGTGCAAGATTACCATCGCATGAGCGATTTCGGAATTCTCGACCCCAACGAGCGTACCGAACTGATTGCTGGACAAATTACACTCATGGCTGCTAAAGGAACCGCCCATGTTACAACCCTCCGGTTACTAGCAACGGTATTAGATGCGTTGCTTGGGGATCTGCCTGTTTTCGTGAGTACCCAAGACCCCATTCAACTGGATGATTTCTCAGAACCCGAACCGGATTTAGCCGTAATTCAAGGAACGGTCTTGGATTACGCCGAACATCATCCCCACCCTAGCAATGTAGCCCTCGTTGTGGAGGTGGCAGACTCGACGCTGAAACAGGACTGCGAAACGAAAGATAAGCTCTATGCCCAAGCAGGGATTGCTGACTATTGGGTGTTGGATATCAAAAATCGCCAACTCCATATCTTTCGCGAGCCAACCCCAACGGGCTACACCCGCCATCTGATACTCACAGAACCCAATCAGGCAGTCCCTCTCGCCTTTCCCAATCTGGCTCTATCGCTCACTTCTATACTTCCTCCGATTTCCTAG
- the aroH gene encoding chorismate mutase produces the protein MDWKVRAIRGATTASENTVEAIRIAVKELIDELEQRNQLDPEEIVSAIFSVTRDLDAIFPAAIARERSNWDGVPLLDVQQMHVENSLERCVRVLIHVNTPHPQREMIHVYLGQAKDLRPDWSLGQLSQPMSTPVQSRRR, from the coding sequence GTGGATTGGAAAGTGCGGGCAATTCGTGGAGCGACAACCGCTTCAGAGAATACGGTTGAGGCGATTCGCATCGCTGTAAAAGAACTCATCGACGAGCTAGAACAGCGCAATCAACTCGATCCAGAAGAAATTGTCAGCGCAATTTTTTCTGTCACCCGCGATCTCGATGCGATTTTTCCCGCCGCGATCGCGCGCGAACGATCCAATTGGGATGGCGTTCCCCTCCTTGACGTACAGCAAATGCACGTTGAGAATAGCCTAGAGCGCTGCGTTCGCGTTCTGATCCACGTCAACACTCCCCATCCCCAACGGGAGATGATTCATGTTTATTTAGGGCAAGCCAAAGATTTACGTCCGGATTGGAGTTTGGGGCAACTCAGCCAACCCATGTCTACTCCAGTTCAATCGCGCCGACGTTGA
- the sppA gene encoding signal peptide peptidase SppA, protein MVWPFKRKKSKQIARIEITGAIASETRKRVLKALKTIEEEKYPVLLLRIDSPGGTVGDSQEIYSALKRLRKNGTKVVASFGNISASGGVYIGVGADCIVANPGTITGSIGVILRGNNLERLLDKVGVSFKTVKSGPYKDILAFDRETTPEEMHILQELIDTSYQQFVETVAEGRNLPPATVKTFADGRIFTGQQAMELGVVDRLGTEEDARCWAAELAGLDPDKTKCHTIEEKKSLLMRLVSGKFKQKTRLGVTLDWLEFELATNGQPLWLYRP, encoded by the coding sequence ATGGTCTGGCCGTTTAAACGTAAGAAAAGCAAACAAATTGCTCGAATTGAAATTACCGGCGCGATCGCGTCGGAAACCCGCAAGCGAGTCCTCAAGGCATTGAAAACCATTGAGGAAGAAAAATACCCGGTGCTGCTGTTACGCATCGATTCTCCCGGCGGAACAGTGGGGGATTCTCAAGAAATCTATTCCGCCCTCAAGCGCTTGCGGAAAAATGGCACGAAGGTGGTTGCCAGTTTTGGCAATATCTCCGCCTCTGGGGGCGTTTACATCGGCGTGGGCGCAGATTGTATTGTTGCTAACCCCGGTACGATTACGGGCAGTATTGGAGTGATTCTACGGGGAAATAATCTAGAGCGACTTCTCGATAAAGTTGGCGTTTCCTTCAAAACCGTTAAATCGGGCCCTTACAAAGATATTTTGGCATTCGATCGCGAAACAACCCCAGAAGAAATGCACATTCTTCAGGAACTGATCGATACGAGCTACCAACAGTTTGTCGAAACAGTGGCAGAAGGGCGCAATTTGCCCCCGGCAACGGTGAAAACCTTTGCGGACGGTCGCATTTTTACCGGTCAGCAAGCGATGGAATTAGGCGTTGTCGATCGCCTGGGAACCGAAGAAGATGCCCGATGTTGGGCGGCGGAATTGGCGGGACTCGACCCGGACAAAACCAAATGCCACACGATTGAAGAGAAAAAATCTCTGCTCATGCGTTTAGTGTCTGGCAAGTTTAAACAGAAAACTCGATTGGGAGTTACCCTCGATTGGTTAGAATTTGAACTAGCAACAAACGGTCAACCATTATGGTTATATCGACCCTAA
- the ftsH gene encoding ATP-dependent zinc metalloprotease FtsH — protein sequence MEQHPYFDSPQNRRPADRSLKNATSRISKKSKPFLWRWVLGLMLCQSMVLGAPAFADGKEEEFTYSNLLEKIEAGQVARVEINPVNNKATISLKGQEDTEEIDLFAENSELIETIRDNNRENAQENNIELEIKSSKDPSATIVPIANIFLIILLLVVLVAIVRRSAASSGQALNFGKSRAKFQMEAKTGIVFEDVAGINEAKEELQEVVTFLKETERFTSIGARIPRGVLLIGPPGTGKTLLAKAVAGEAGVPFFSISGSEFVEMFVGVGASRVRDLFKKAKENAPCLVFIDEIDAVGRQRGAGYGGGNDEREQTLNQLLTEMDGFEGNTGIIVIAATNRPDVLDTALLRPGRFDRQVMVDLPDRKGRLGILEVHARTKKISKDVSLELVARRTPGFSGADLANLLNEAAILTARRRKEEITPLEIDDAVDRITIGLKLKPLLDSKKKCMTAYHEVGHALLATLLEHSDPLNKVTIIPRSGGIEGFSQQVLNEETADSGLYTRAWILDRITMALGGRAADAEVFGETEIDSGSANDIGRVTDLARKMVTLYGMSDLGQVALENPNNEVFLGGDWGTRVEYSEKVAARIDREVREIAFLCYEKARSLIREHRILVDRLVEILLEQETIEGEQFRKIVSESVNLPQKQLVSTS from the coding sequence ATGGAACAACATCCCTATTTCGATTCACCCCAAAACCGCCGTCCCGCAGACCGATCCTTAAAGAACGCAACCTCCCGCATCTCAAAAAAATCTAAACCCTTCCTCTGGCGTTGGGTTTTGGGTTTAATGCTATGCCAAAGTATGGTTTTAGGAGCGCCTGCGTTTGCCGATGGAAAAGAAGAAGAATTTACCTACAGCAATCTCTTAGAAAAAATTGAAGCGGGTCAAGTCGCAAGAGTTGAAATTAATCCCGTTAATAACAAAGCAACCATTAGCTTAAAAGGACAAGAAGACACCGAGGAAATTGACCTATTCGCCGAAAACTCGGAACTCATTGAAACCATTCGAGATAACAATCGGGAGAATGCTCAAGAGAATAACATCGAACTGGAGATTAAATCCTCAAAAGATCCCAGTGCGACTATCGTTCCCATTGCGAATATTTTCCTGATTATCCTACTGCTGGTCGTCCTGGTTGCTATTGTCCGTCGTTCTGCGGCATCTTCGGGTCAGGCGTTAAACTTTGGCAAATCTCGCGCAAAATTCCAGATGGAAGCCAAAACTGGCATCGTGTTTGAGGATGTGGCGGGAATAAATGAGGCAAAAGAAGAATTACAGGAAGTGGTCACCTTCCTCAAAGAAACCGAGCGTTTCACCTCAATCGGCGCTCGCATCCCCAGAGGCGTACTCCTTATCGGTCCCCCTGGAACGGGAAAAACTCTCTTGGCAAAAGCCGTGGCAGGAGAAGCGGGAGTTCCCTTTTTCAGCATTTCCGGTTCGGAATTTGTAGAAATGTTTGTGGGAGTCGGCGCATCTCGCGTGCGAGACTTGTTCAAAAAAGCGAAAGAAAATGCCCCTTGCTTAGTCTTCATTGATGAAATTGATGCGGTGGGTCGCCAACGGGGTGCGGGATACGGGGGAGGCAATGACGAGCGAGAACAAACCCTCAACCAATTGCTCACGGAGATGGACGGGTTTGAGGGCAATACGGGAATTATTGTCATCGCTGCTACGAACCGCCCCGATGTCCTCGATACGGCGTTGCTGCGTCCGGGTCGCTTTGACCGTCAGGTGATGGTGGATTTACCGGATCGTAAGGGACGTTTGGGCATCTTAGAGGTACACGCCCGAACGAAAAAAATCTCTAAGGACGTGTCTTTGGAATTAGTGGCTCGTCGAACCCCCGGTTTTTCCGGCGCGGATTTAGCAAATTTGCTCAACGAAGCGGCGATTTTAACGGCAAGGCGGCGCAAAGAGGAGATTACGCCCTTAGAAATTGATGACGCGGTCGATCGCATCACGATTGGGTTAAAACTCAAGCCCCTGCTGGATAGTAAGAAAAAGTGCATGACAGCTTACCACGAGGTCGGACACGCGCTTTTGGCAACGCTGCTGGAACATTCCGATCCTTTGAACAAGGTGACAATTATTCCCCGTTCCGGCGGTATTGAAGGGTTTTCCCAACAAGTTCTCAATGAAGAGACGGCGGATAGCGGATTATATACGCGGGCTTGGATTCTCGACCGCATTACGATGGCTTTGGGGGGACGTGCGGCAGACGCGGAAGTGTTCGGTGAGACTGAGATCGATAGCGGTTCGGCGAACGATATTGGTCGAGTGACCGATCTGGCGCGTAAGATGGTGACGCTGTATGGAATGTCCGATCTTGGACAAGTCGCCCTGGAAAACCCAAATAACGAAGTGTTTTTAGGGGGAGATTGGGGAACTCGCGTGGAGTATTCGGAAAAAGTTGCCGCCCGAATCGATCGCGAGGTGCGCGAGATTGCCTTCCTCTGCTATGAAAAAGCTCGGAGTTTAATTCGGGAACATCGCATTTTAGTCGATCGCTTGGTGGAGATTCTCCTAGAGCAAGAAACGATTGAAGGGGAGCAGTTTCGCAAAATTGTTTCAGAGTCGGTGAATTTGCCCCAAAAACAGTTAGTTTCGACTTCCTAA
- a CDS encoding DUF3685 domain-containing protein encodes MNEIDLLLIDDDPVFQLGLRAALAENSDLNVVVATDPANALEFLSAIADDRVLVTIVEWATLEPEPPLEARSRLFEQLKEIHPNSPILLLSFPLGARSRDIVRAAGVDGYCFKGSPITTIIEAIRQLASGQSYEQNLPPLPAKRIRRAPGGKVSQWLYANCQAGLAQMDDRLERLNTHLKNPQLPAIDRLFWSGQQRELRVARWLVQQLQPETIVLLPETNEPQEYPEPAPLVPRPPAPLVRSQSLRDRVLGKIQQGVENRSGTVLEIDILQPEKRKELLYAIAQEIEDVLEELRFLETSPEELAERQGQILQQIWQSATLEFFSKYYAPTNPNYPIVELLLRTAPQFQRTTLNRIPFIPELFAHLLHDLPLTIDNVPYRSESPEAQARAEILLENLILRVANSIMQLLLNVFAEEESIKYILYDRPYLSSREIARLRNDLSWKYRQTYYLEEPKAIFESRYRLLKLEGNRIQPLSLSAPRLAELKQLKGLRWLVTIALEARDAIAPRVRATVAVLGQGVVYLLTQVLGKGIGLIGRGMLQGLGNAFQDTRYRKNSSRDRGEEVTSKETR; translated from the coding sequence ATGAATGAAATAGACCTGCTGCTGATCGATGACGATCCGGTATTTCAACTGGGTTTGCGCGCGGCGTTGGCTGAGAATTCCGACCTCAATGTTGTTGTGGCGACAGATCCGGCGAATGCGTTGGAGTTCCTGAGCGCGATCGCGGACGATCGCGTTTTGGTGACAATTGTCGAGTGGGCGACCTTAGAACCCGAACCGCCTTTGGAGGCGAGATCGCGCCTATTCGAGCAACTCAAAGAAATCCACCCCAATTCTCCAATTCTCCTCCTCAGTTTTCCCCTGGGCGCGCGATCGCGCGACATCGTTCGCGCCGCAGGAGTCGATGGCTACTGCTTCAAAGGCTCCCCCATTACCACAATTATTGAAGCCATTCGCCAACTCGCTTCCGGGCAATCCTACGAACAAAACCTTCCCCCCTTACCCGCAAAACGCATTCGCCGCGCCCCAGGAGGAAAGGTTAGTCAATGGCTGTATGCCAACTGCCAAGCCGGACTCGCTCAAATGGACGACCGTTTGGAACGCTTGAATACTCACCTGAAAAATCCGCAACTGCCCGCGATCGATCGCCTCTTTTGGTCGGGTCAACAGCGAGAACTGCGCGTTGCGCGCTGGTTGGTGCAACAATTGCAGCCAGAAACCATCGTCCTCTTGCCCGAAACCAACGAACCCCAAGAATACCCAGAACCCGCCCCCCTCGTTCCCCGTCCCCCCGCACCGCTAGTCCGTTCCCAATCTCTTCGCGATCGCGTCCTGGGGAAAATTCAACAAGGCGTAGAAAATCGAAGCGGAACCGTTTTAGAAATTGACATTCTGCAACCCGAAAAGCGCAAAGAATTACTGTACGCGATCGCGCAAGAAATCGAAGATGTCCTCGAAGAACTGCGCTTCCTTGAAACTTCCCCCGAAGAACTCGCCGAACGGCAAGGACAAATCCTACAGCAAATTTGGCAATCGGCAACCCTCGAATTCTTCAGCAAATACTACGCCCCCACCAACCCAAACTATCCCATCGTCGAACTCCTGCTGCGAACCGCGCCGCAGTTTCAACGCACCACTCTCAACCGCATCCCCTTCATCCCCGAACTCTTCGCGCACCTCCTGCACGATCTCCCCCTCACCATTGACAACGTTCCCTACCGCAGCGAATCCCCCGAAGCCCAAGCCAGAGCCGAAATTCTCTTAGAAAACTTAATCCTGCGCGTCGCCAACAGCATCATGCAACTCCTCCTCAATGTCTTTGCCGAAGAAGAAAGCATTAAATATATCCTGTACGACAGACCCTATCTCTCCTCGCGGGAAATTGCGAGACTGCGCAACGATCTCTCTTGGAAATACCGTCAAACCTATTACCTCGAAGAACCCAAAGCTATTTTTGAAAGTCGCTATCGCCTCCTCAAACTCGAAGGCAATCGCATTCAACCCCTGTCCCTTTCCGCCCCTCGCCTCGCAGAACTCAAACAACTCAAAGGACTGCGCTGGTTAGTGACCATCGCCCTAGAAGCAAGAGACGCGATCGCGCCCCGCGTCAGAGCCACCGTTGCCGTCCTCGGACAAGGCGTAGTCTACCTCCTCACCCAAGTTCTCGGCAAAGGGATCGGTTTAATCGGTCGCGGTATGCTACAAGGCTTAGGGAACGCCTTTCAAGACACGCGCTACAGGAAAAATAGCTCCAGGGATCGAGGGGAAGAGGTGACGAGCAAGGAGACGCGGTAA
- a CDS encoding pentapeptide repeat-containing protein, with protein MSLSIRQWLAERQIDLNSLLTPGAEVSGVAFRIIQDMEVKSLSPFDICSIADVLELPLRASVRVAQPIAQLTIGLLRLLSRKKTLKRSEGAWLAFQVAYLNALQAILEQEAHLRRPWIDRAKVPVGEDSEQPFSDPKLQGLLQTLRPGRLSDSQAEQALSVLGESFLVQQIDKVAIAWLVANGAEETEAKLLIARLVNGLPGYLLATIAENAIPLAQLQKFVRLGKLSSLGSTLTTESDAGEDDSDIAIDLAREQYRAQLIAALSEPLLGATFSLKEIYVPLKGIPIEARVPGQVTTIEHSAPPPSTDKKAVDLKTWVLEQLEKQDSIIAIEAEPGLGKSSFCQIFAAQIAKERYPEWMPVSIRLQEVKLGQTFEQTLESAFPQGRFTDTEGWLSSHASPLLLILDGLDELPPSPQKLRHHFVFIDQLMQFHAQCLSHHPPLRHKIVLTARPSTFEHLTRRYRVGSFFPLQPQIERILIQPMDRTALQQWFTQWSQLQSKSISFRYFSFLKEEGLFAKRSRDPDITRLVHQPLMLYLLGILHRDGLLDKSLFNKSLPQVKFEIYERISRWLVGATQGRQLLPEGIREGMAHANRGSEAIANLLAGRPPQQTLDLMEETALKLFQTGLWSLDCAMGIADAPLPALFFSRPPQALLQCELSSTPVPQKDRLTFSHFSLGSYLGAVAIAKQLKALTEQLRDRYGDRAFIIDSPQAVASHLYRVLGYGLISGEMEELLMEYLQRQEKRNPKAFSFALLFDRLYRFYRAYCQGRWMDEGIAREVHQQLQSLQNPLNVLQVDAAVGLNVFLLLCAIARTASVPFWPCGDPNHPEEFDPDRLMTFIARISVLSPTCFFTRARHSLSQLQLLGACLNRAMLPETNLQQANLSVAELNRANLVAANLSQANLSWASLAGANLQNSDLSQANLEGADLSGANLLGANLAQANLANACMDRAQLDEENLELARKRGAFFSWEEFHSASQTLATSLHRGNLPDAEFFDTDSKIQIEVAEGEPILPNVWDESLSNLTSDLEAPSPEPETPSLHETDKTVALPNPTEETVALPEEGWQPHSPQVPQEQLDPFDMSTLDRTDH; from the coding sequence ATGAGCTTGAGTATTCGGCAGTGGCTAGCAGAGCGCCAAATCGATCTAAATTCCCTCCTAACTCCTGGTGCTGAGGTATCTGGGGTTGCCTTTCGGATTATCCAAGATATGGAAGTCAAAAGTCTGAGTCCTTTTGACATCTGTTCGATTGCCGATGTGTTGGAATTGCCTCTGCGCGCGAGCGTTCGAGTTGCCCAACCCATTGCACAACTGACCATTGGATTATTGCGCTTGCTCAGTCGCAAAAAAACCCTCAAGCGGTCGGAAGGAGCGTGGCTTGCCTTTCAGGTTGCCTATCTCAATGCCTTGCAAGCAATTTTAGAGCAAGAAGCGCACTTAAGAAGACCTTGGATCGATCGCGCGAAAGTTCCCGTTGGGGAAGACAGCGAACAACCCTTTAGCGATCCCAAACTCCAAGGACTGCTACAAACCTTGCGCCCCGGTCGTCTCAGCGATAGTCAAGCCGAACAAGCCCTCTCGGTTTTAGGGGAGTCTTTTCTGGTTCAACAAATCGATAAAGTCGCGATCGCGTGGCTGGTTGCCAACGGCGCGGAAGAAACCGAAGCAAAGCTCCTCATCGCTCGCTTAGTGAACGGTTTGCCGGGATATTTACTCGCCACCATCGCCGAAAACGCCATTCCCCTCGCCCAACTGCAAAAATTTGTTCGCCTGGGCAAATTAAGCTCCCTCGGTAGCACCCTCACCACAGAATCCGATGCAGGTGAAGATGACAGTGACATCGCGATCGATCTCGCGCGAGAACAGTATCGCGCCCAACTGATCGCCGCACTCAGCGAACCCCTTTTAGGAGCCACCTTTTCCCTCAAAGAAATTTACGTTCCCCTCAAAGGCATCCCCATTGAAGCTCGCGTCCCCGGACAAGTCACAACGATCGAACATTCCGCTCCTCCCCCCTCTACCGACAAAAAAGCAGTCGATCTCAAAACTTGGGTTCTCGAACAGCTCGAAAAGCAAGACAGCATTATCGCCATCGAAGCCGAACCGGGATTGGGCAAGAGCAGTTTTTGTCAAATTTTTGCCGCTCAAATTGCTAAGGAACGGTATCCCGAATGGATGCCCGTCTCGATTCGCCTGCAAGAGGTCAAACTCGGACAAACTTTCGAGCAAACCCTAGAAAGTGCCTTTCCCCAAGGACGATTCACGGATACGGAAGGCTGGCTCTCTTCCCATGCGTCCCCACTCCTTTTGATTTTGGATGGTTTGGACGAATTGCCCCCCTCTCCCCAAAAATTGCGCCATCATTTTGTCTTCATCGACCAGTTGATGCAGTTCCACGCCCAGTGTTTGAGCCATCACCCCCCCCTGCGCCATAAGATCGTACTCACGGCTCGTCCTAGCACTTTCGAGCATTTAACCCGACGGTATCGGGTGGGCAGTTTCTTTCCCCTGCAACCGCAAATCGAGCGCATTCTCATTCAACCAATGGATCGCACTGCTCTGCAACAATGGTTTACCCAATGGTCGCAATTGCAATCCAAATCGATTTCCTTTCGCTACTTTAGTTTTCTCAAAGAAGAGGGACTATTTGCCAAGCGATCGCGCGACCCCGATATTACTCGATTGGTGCATCAGCCTTTAATGCTCTACCTATTGGGCATTTTGCATCGGGATGGTTTGCTTGACAAAAGTTTGTTTAACAAGTCTCTCCCCCAGGTGAAATTTGAAATTTACGAGCGCATTTCCCGGTGGTTGGTGGGCGCAACTCAAGGACGGCAATTATTACCGGAAGGGATTCGGGAAGGAATGGCACACGCCAATCGCGGTTCGGAGGCAATTGCCAATCTTCTGGCGGGGCGACCCCCCCAACAAACATTGGATTTGATGGAAGAAACAGCGCTCAAACTTTTTCAAACCGGATTGTGGAGTTTGGATTGCGCGATGGGAATTGCCGATGCGCCGCTTCCGGCATTATTCTTTTCTCGTCCGCCTCAAGCGCTTTTGCAATGCGAGCTATCTTCAACTCCCGTGCCGCAGAAAGATCGTCTCACGTTTTCCCATTTTAGTTTGGGTTCTTATTTGGGGGCGGTTGCCATTGCCAAGCAGTTGAAGGCACTCACCGAACAATTGCGCGATCGTTATGGAGATCGCGCGTTCATCATCGATTCTCCCCAAGCCGTTGCCAGTCACCTCTATCGGGTTCTCGGTTACGGTTTGATTTCTGGGGAAATGGAAGAGTTGTTGATGGAATATCTCCAGCGTCAGGAGAAGCGCAATCCGAAAGCCTTTTCTTTCGCGCTGCTGTTCGATCGCCTCTATCGCTTCTATCGCGCCTATTGCCAGGGTCGTTGGATGGATGAAGGAATTGCTCGCGAGGTGCATCAACAATTGCAGTCCTTGCAAAATCCCCTCAACGTTCTTCAGGTGGATGCGGCGGTTGGGCTGAATGTGTTTTTATTATTGTGCGCGATCGCGCGGACTGCATCCGTCCCCTTTTGGCCCTGCGGCGACCCCAATCATCCCGAAGAATTCGATCCCGACCGCTTGATGACCTTTATTGCCCGAATTTCGGTTCTCTCTCCCACCTGCTTTTTCACTCGCGCGCGCCACAGCTTGAGCCAATTACAACTTTTGGGTGCTTGTTTGAATCGGGCAATGTTACCCGAAACCAACCTCCAGCAAGCGAATCTCTCCGTCGCCGAACTCAATCGCGCCAATTTAGTCGCCGCGAATCTCTCTCAAGCCAACCTCTCTTGGGCGAGTTTAGCAGGCGCAAATTTACAAAACAGCGATCTCTCTCAAGCGAATTTAGAAGGCGCGGATCTTTCAGGCGCAAACCTTTTAGGGGCAAACCTGGCACAAGCGAATCTTGCCAATGCTTGTATGGATCGCGCGCAATTGGATGAAGAAAACCTGGAACTGGCTCGCAAACGGGGCGCATTCTTTTCTTGGGAAGAGTTTCACTCCGCCAGTCAAACCCTGGCAACCAGCTTACATCGAGGGAATTTGCCCGATGCGGAGTTCTTCGATACAGACTCCAAAATTCAAATTGAAGTGGCAGAAGGAGAACCCATTTTACCCAATGTTTGGGATGAGAGTTTGTCGAATTTGACCTCCGATTTAGAAGCGCCTTCACCAGAACCAGAAACCCCTTCTCTCCACGAAACCGACAAAACGGTCGCTCTCCCCAATCCCACAGAGGAAACAGTCGCTCTCCCAGAAGAGGGTTGGCAACCGCATTCCCCTCAAGTTCCACAAGAACAGCTAGATCCTTTTGATATGTCTACTTTAGATCGGACAGATCACTAG
- a CDS encoding carbon-nitrogen hydrolase family protein, with protein sequence MKSYLAAAIQMTSKPDLGKNLTEAEELIDLAVRQGAELIGLPENFAFLGTEADKIAQADAIAQKSEKFLKKMAQRYQVTILGGGFPVPVDEKKAYNTALLVDASGSELARYQKAHLFDVNLPDGITYCESSTVMAGNALPPIHFSEKLGNLGLSICYDIRFPELYRHLAEKGADILFVPAAFTAYTGKDHWKILLQARAIENTAYVIAPAQTGNHYEMRHTHGHAMIIDPWGIVLADAGTESGVAIAEINPARLKQVRQQMPSLQHRVF encoded by the coding sequence ATGAAGTCTTATCTCGCCGCCGCAATCCAGATGACCAGTAAGCCAGATCTGGGCAAAAACCTAACCGAGGCAGAAGAATTAATCGATCTGGCAGTACGCCAAGGCGCAGAATTGATTGGTTTGCCTGAAAACTTCGCCTTCCTGGGAACCGAAGCGGATAAAATTGCTCAAGCGGACGCGATCGCGCAAAAAAGCGAAAAATTCCTCAAAAAAATGGCACAACGCTACCAAGTCACCATTTTGGGCGGCGGTTTTCCCGTTCCGGTAGACGAGAAAAAGGCTTACAATACTGCTCTGCTGGTCGATGCAAGCGGCAGCGAATTGGCACGCTACCAAAAAGCTCACTTATTTGATGTCAATCTGCCCGACGGAATTACTTACTGCGAATCGAGTACGGTGATGGCGGGAAATGCTCTCCCTCCCATCCATTTTTCCGAAAAACTTGGCAATCTTGGTCTTTCGATTTGCTACGATATTCGCTTTCCCGAACTCTATCGCCATCTTGCTGAAAAAGGCGCGGATATTCTCTTCGTTCCCGCAGCATTCACCGCCTATACAGGAAAAGATCACTGGAAAATATTACTCCAAGCCAGAGCCATTGAAAACACCGCCTACGTCATTGCACCCGCGCAAACGGGCAATCATTACGAAATGCGCCACACCCACGGACACGCGATGATTATCGATCCTTGGGGCATTGTACTGGCAGATGCGGGAACAGAATCCGGTGTCGCGATCGCGGAAATCAATCCCGCACGCCTCAAGCAAGTGCGCCAACAAATGCCATCCCTTCAACATCGCGTCTTTTAG